One Diabrotica virgifera virgifera chromosome 3, PGI_DIABVI_V3a genomic window carries:
- the LOC114324422 gene encoding elongation of very long chain fatty acids protein-like, producing the protein MSGLFNIMEGYNHFMKTHQDPRTKDWFLVGKLGHLIVILVTYVYFCTKAGPRYMKDKKPYELKKTIQVYNLLQVFASAYIFNEGLQGGWATDYNYLCQPVVPGEKGMRIATGVWLYFICKLIELLDTVFFILRKKYNQVTYLHLYHHTLMPICAWIGVTFLPGGHGTLLGLINCFIHIIMYAYYFLSSLGPQFQKYLWWKKYVTSLQMIQFCIVFWHNFQVLFRPCDYPKFLNALLASQAAYFLYLFGCFYVNSYMKNKRPKTDKAQNGKVANGVIKNGLKNGHVENACSSRENGKVKAN; encoded by the exons ATCCTAGAACGAAAGATTGGTTTCTTGTAGGAAAACTTGGCCACCTCATAGTCAttttagtcacatatgtatatttctgcACGAAGGCTGGCCCCAGGTATATGAAAGACAAAAAACCATACGAACTGAAGAAAACAATTCAAGTATATAATTTGTTACAAGTGTTTGCCAGTGCATATATATTTAACGAG GGGTTACAAGGGGGTTGGGCAACAGACTACAACTATCTTTGTCAACCAGTGGTACCCGGTGAGAAAGGAATGAGG ATAGCGACAGGAGTTTGGCTTTACTTCATATGCAAGTTAATAGAATTATTAGATACAGTGTTTTTCATTTTAAGAAAGAAATATAACCAGGTGACGTATCTACATCTATATCATCATACGCTTATGCCTATATGTGCATGGATTGGAGTCACATTCTTGCCAG GTGGTCATGGAACCCTTTTAGGTCTAATTAATtgttttatacatattattatgtacGCTTATTATTTCCTGTCTTCGTTAGGACCACAGTTCCAGAAATATTTGTGGTGGAAAAAATACGTTACTAGTCTCCAAATG ATCCAATTCTGCATAGTATTCTGGCATAACTTCCAAGTGCTCTTTAGACCATGCGATTACCCAAAGTTTTTGAATGCCCTTCTGGCTTCCCAGGCGGCATACTTTCTATATTTGTTTGGGTGCTTCTACGTAAATAGTTACATGAAAAACAAAAGACCCAAAACTGACAAGGCTCAAAACGGAAAAGTAGCAAATGGAGTTATCAAAAACGGATTAAAAAATGGGCACGTGGAAAACGCGTGTTCTTCTCGAGAAAACGGGAAAGTTAAGGCTAACTAg